A single region of the Pseudomonas solani genome encodes:
- the modC gene encoding molybdenum ABC transporter ATP-binding protein: protein MSHDIRARLYLAWPGFELDVDLALPGRGVTALFGHSGSGKTSLLRCIAGLERNARGRLEINGETWQDSERGLFVPTHKRALGYVFQEASLFEHLSVRRNLAYGEKRIPVAERRVKLEQAVELLGIGHLLERMPARLSGGERQRVGMARALLTSPRLLLMDEPLAALDGKRKAEILPYLERLHDELDIPVLYVSHSPDEVARLADHLVLMDEGRVLASGPLGETLARLDLPTALDDDAGVVVEGRVIGHDPEYDLLSLGLPDSGLSMRVAHAPAEHGRRVRFKVRARDVSLSQQRQADSSILNLLPATVREAIPADNAAHVLVRLDVDGTAMLARITRYSRDQLGLHPGQQLWAQIKSVALLA, encoded by the coding sequence ATGAGTCACGACATACGTGCGCGCCTCTACCTGGCCTGGCCCGGCTTCGAGCTGGACGTGGACCTCGCCCTGCCCGGGCGCGGCGTCACCGCGCTGTTCGGCCATTCCGGCTCCGGCAAGACCAGCCTGCTGCGCTGCATCGCCGGGCTCGAGCGCAATGCCCGCGGACGCCTGGAGATCAACGGCGAGACCTGGCAGGACAGCGAGCGCGGGCTCTTCGTGCCCACCCACAAGCGCGCCCTGGGCTACGTGTTCCAGGAGGCGAGCCTGTTCGAGCACCTGTCGGTGCGGCGCAACCTGGCCTACGGCGAGAAGCGCATCCCCGTCGCCGAGCGGCGGGTGAAGCTGGAGCAGGCCGTGGAGCTATTGGGCATCGGCCATTTGCTGGAGCGCATGCCGGCGCGCCTGTCCGGTGGCGAACGCCAGCGCGTGGGCATGGCCCGGGCGCTGCTGACCAGTCCCCGGCTGCTGCTGATGGACGAGCCTCTGGCGGCGCTGGATGGCAAGCGCAAGGCGGAGATCCTGCCGTACCTGGAGCGCCTGCATGACGAACTGGATATCCCGGTGCTCTATGTCAGCCACTCGCCGGACGAGGTGGCGCGGCTGGCCGACCACCTGGTGCTGATGGATGAGGGCCGGGTGCTGGCCAGCGGGCCCCTGGGCGAAACCCTGGCGCGGCTGGACCTGCCCACCGCGCTGGACGATGACGCCGGCGTGGTGGTGGAGGGGCGGGTGATCGGCCATGACCCGGAGTACGACCTGCTCAGCCTCGGCCTGCCGGACAGCGGCCTGAGCATGCGCGTGGCCCACGCCCCGGCGGAGCACGGCCGGCGCGTGCGCTTCAAGGTGCGCGCCCGGGATGTGAGCCTGAGCCAGCAGCGCCAGGCGGACAGCAGCATCCTCAACCTGCTGCCGGCGACGGTGCGCGAGGCGATTCCCGCGGACAACGCCGCCCATGTACTGGTGCGCCTGGATGTGGACGGCACGGCGATGCTGGCCCGCATCACCCGCTATTCCCGTGACCAGCTCGGCCTGCACCCGGGCCAGCAGCTGTGGGCGCAGATCAAGTCGGTGGCGTTGCTGGCCTGA
- the modB gene encoding molybdate ABC transporter permease subunit — protein sequence MPLSGDDWAAIWLTLELATLTTALLLLVGTPIAWWLARTDSWLKGPVGAVVALPLVLPPTVIGFYLLVSMGPHGFIGQFTQSIGLGTLPFTFAGLVVGSVFYSLPFVVQPLQNAFEAMGPRPLEVAATLRASPWDSFVTVVLPLARPGFVTASILGFAHTVGEFGVVLMIGGNIPEKTRVVSVQIFDHVEAMEYAQAHWLAGGMVVFSFLILLALYSSRRMRPGWT from the coding sequence ATGCCACTGAGTGGTGACGACTGGGCGGCGATCTGGCTGACCCTGGAGCTGGCGACCCTGACCACGGCCCTGTTGCTGCTGGTGGGAACGCCCATTGCCTGGTGGCTGGCGCGCACCGACTCCTGGCTGAAAGGTCCCGTGGGGGCGGTGGTGGCATTGCCGCTGGTGCTGCCGCCCACGGTGATCGGCTTCTACCTGCTGGTGAGCATGGGGCCCCACGGTTTCATCGGCCAGTTCACCCAGTCCATCGGCCTGGGCACCTTGCCCTTCACCTTCGCCGGGCTGGTGGTGGGTTCGGTCTTCTATTCGCTGCCCTTCGTGGTGCAGCCACTGCAGAACGCCTTCGAGGCCATGGGCCCGCGCCCGCTGGAAGTGGCGGCCACCCTGCGCGCCAGCCCCTGGGACAGCTTCGTCACCGTGGTGCTGCCACTGGCCCGACCGGGCTTCGTTACCGCCTCCATCCTCGGCTTCGCCCATACGGTGGGGGAGTTCGGCGTGGTGCTGATGATCGGCGGCAACATCCCGGAGAAGACCCGGGTGGTGTCGGTGCAGATCTTCGATCACGTCGAGGCCATGGAGTACGCCCAGGCCCACTGGCTGGCCGGTGGCATGGTGGTGTTCTCCTTCCTCATACTGCTGGCCCTGTATTCCAGCCGGCGCATGCGGCCGGGCTGGACATGA
- the modA gene encoding molybdate ABC transporter substrate-binding protein, with translation MSRLFIALAACTTANLAMAQDVQVAVAANFTAPIQAIAKDFEKDTGHKLVIATGATGQFYAQIKNGAPFEVFLAADDSTPAKLEKEGDTVAGTRFTYAVGTLALWSAKDGYVDAKGEVLKKNEYKHLSIANPKAAPYGLAATQVLEKLGLTAQVKGKLVEGQNITQAQQFISSGNAELGFVALSQIYKDGKVTGGSAWIVPAELHDPIKQDAVILAKGKDNAAAKALVDYLKGDKAVAVIKSYGYAL, from the coding sequence ATGTCCCGTCTGTTCATCGCGCTTGCTGCCTGCACCACCGCCAACCTGGCTATGGCCCAGGACGTCCAGGTCGCGGTCGCAGCCAACTTCACCGCACCGATCCAGGCCATCGCCAAGGACTTCGAGAAGGACACCGGCCACAAGCTGGTGATCGCCACCGGTGCCACCGGCCAGTTCTATGCGCAGATCAAGAACGGCGCCCCGTTCGAAGTCTTCCTCGCCGCCGACGACAGCACCCCGGCCAAGCTGGAGAAGGAAGGCGACACCGTTGCCGGCACTCGCTTCACCTACGCCGTCGGCACCCTGGCCCTGTGGTCGGCCAAGGACGGTTACGTCGACGCCAAAGGCGAGGTGCTGAAGAAGAACGAATACAAGCACCTGTCCATCGCCAACCCGAAAGCCGCGCCCTACGGCCTGGCCGCTACCCAGGTGCTGGAGAAGCTGGGCCTGACCGCCCAGGTCAAGGGCAAGCTGGTGGAAGGCCAGAACATCACCCAGGCGCAGCAGTTCATCTCCAGCGGCAACGCCGAGCTGGGCTTCGTCGCGTTGTCGCAGATCTACAAGGATGGCAAGGTGACCGGCGGCTCTGCCTGGATAGTGCCGGCCGAGCTGCATGACCCGATCAAGCAGGACGCGGTGATCCTCGCCAAGGGCAAGGACAACGCCGCCGCCAAGGCGCTGGTCGACTACCTGAAGGGCGACAAGGCCGTCGCGGTGATCAAGTCCTACGGCTACGCGCTTTGA
- a CDS encoding substrate-binding periplasmic protein: MSPIKPITSILACFLALQAQAAEPAKLVFCYEDQDSWPWVMLDDKGLNQALFDRVQSALKLTIERQPMPWKRCLDGLARGQYDGAFASSFKAERQVMGHYPYRADGSLDTDKRLHSASYSLYRLRGSQADWDGNTFTGIQGRVASLSGFSIIDFLKAHGLDVEETSRDPLALLRMLHGHRFEAAAMQTLRADQLLASHPDLGEGIEKRPVPLEQKDYYLMLSNRLMDMNPSLAHAIWDEVARQRESADYQAQLKQVLAATPHGN, translated from the coding sequence ATGTCACCGATCAAGCCCATCACCTCAATCCTCGCCTGCTTCCTCGCCCTTCAGGCCCAGGCAGCCGAACCCGCGAAGCTGGTGTTCTGCTACGAAGACCAGGACTCCTGGCCCTGGGTGATGCTCGACGACAAAGGCCTCAACCAGGCGCTGTTCGACCGCGTGCAGAGCGCCCTGAAACTGACCATCGAACGCCAGCCGATGCCCTGGAAGCGCTGCCTCGACGGCCTCGCCCGGGGCCAGTACGACGGCGCCTTCGCCTCCTCCTTCAAGGCCGAGCGCCAGGTCATGGGCCACTACCCGTACCGCGCTGATGGTTCGCTGGATACCGACAAGCGCCTGCACAGCGCCTCCTACTCGCTGTACCGCCTGCGCGGCAGCCAGGCCGACTGGGACGGCAACACCTTCACGGGCATCCAGGGCCGGGTCGCGTCCCTCAGCGGCTTCTCCATCATCGACTTCCTCAAGGCCCACGGCCTGGACGTGGAAGAAACCAGCCGCGACCCGCTGGCCCTGTTGCGCATGCTCCACGGCCACCGCTTCGAAGCCGCCGCCATGCAGACCCTGCGCGCCGATCAGCTCCTGGCCAGCCACCCGGACCTCGGCGAAGGCATCGAGAAACGCCCCGTGCCGCTGGAGCAGAAGGACTACTACCTGATGCTGTCCAACCGCTTGATGGACATGAACCCCAGCCTCGCCCACGCCATCTGGGACGAGGTCGCCCGCCAGCGCGAATCGGCCGACTACCAGGCCCAGCTCAAGCAGGTCCTGGCCGCCACCCCGCACGGCAACTGA
- a CDS encoding hybrid sensor histidine kinase/response regulator — MPRPSEEQRQALLGLGSHSARKSHYPELLSRLEELETERNRYKWLFEHAVHGIFQASLQEGLRAANPALARMLGYDSPEQLLWSLTDLASHLFVGGEAELVYIRAELQRQQGLIGYETRLRRQDGSHVDVLMNLLLKPDEEGLFEGFVADITERILAQQRLQTLNDELEQRVAARTLELQTLNGQLREARDAAEAANQSKDKYLAAASHDLLQPLNAARLLVSTLRERSLPDAEQLLVERTHLALEGAEDLLTDLLEISKLDQSAIRPDIDAYRLDELLAPLASEFQSVAQSAGLQLRARIPKGLAVSTDIRLLTRILRNFLSNACRYTERGRVLLGCRRRGDRVRLEVWDSGRGIPADQLQAIFLEFNQLDRGRAAERKGVGLGLAIVDRIAGILGCPIAVRSQPGRGSVFSIEVPLAEVLPARREDAPVRPQTGDPLPGRRLLVLDNEASILHSMAALLGQWGCEVVTAPDLESALGNLGGMAPEAILADYHLDHGVTGCEVVQALREQFGRAIPAVMITADRSDECRRNLQALGAPLLNKPVKPGKLRAVLSQLLL, encoded by the coding sequence ATGCCGAGGCCCTCTGAGGAGCAGCGCCAGGCGCTGCTCGGGCTGGGCAGCCACTCGGCGCGCAAGAGCCATTACCCCGAGCTGCTGAGCCGCCTGGAGGAGCTGGAGACCGAGCGCAACCGCTACAAGTGGCTGTTCGAGCACGCGGTGCACGGCATCTTCCAGGCCAGCCTGCAGGAGGGCCTGCGCGCGGCCAACCCGGCGCTGGCGCGGATGCTCGGCTACGACTCGCCGGAGCAACTGCTGTGGTCGCTGACCGACCTGGCCAGCCACCTGTTCGTTGGCGGTGAGGCGGAGCTGGTGTACATCCGTGCCGAGCTGCAGCGCCAGCAGGGGTTGATCGGCTACGAGACGCGCCTGCGTCGCCAGGATGGCAGCCATGTGGACGTGCTGATGAACCTGCTGCTGAAGCCGGACGAGGAGGGGCTGTTCGAAGGCTTCGTCGCCGACATCACCGAGCGCATCCTCGCCCAGCAGCGCCTGCAGACCCTCAACGACGAGCTGGAGCAGCGGGTGGCGGCGCGCACCCTGGAGCTGCAGACCCTCAATGGCCAGCTGCGCGAGGCGCGGGACGCCGCCGAGGCCGCCAACCAGAGCAAGGACAAGTACCTGGCCGCCGCCAGCCACGACCTGCTGCAGCCGCTGAACGCCGCGCGGCTGCTGGTTTCGACCCTGCGCGAGCGCAGCCTGCCCGACGCCGAGCAACTGCTGGTGGAGCGCACCCACCTGGCCCTGGAAGGCGCCGAGGACCTGCTCACCGACCTGCTGGAAATCTCCAAGCTGGACCAGAGCGCGATCCGCCCGGACATCGACGCCTATCGCCTGGACGAGTTGCTGGCGCCGCTGGCCTCGGAGTTCCAGAGCGTTGCCCAGTCCGCCGGGTTGCAGCTGCGCGCGCGCATTCCCAAGGGGCTGGCGGTGAGCACCGATATCCGCCTGCTGACGCGCATCCTGCGCAACTTCCTCAGCAATGCCTGCCGCTACACCGAGCGCGGCCGCGTGCTGCTGGGCTGCCGGCGCCGGGGCGACCGGGTGCGGCTGGAGGTGTGGGACAGTGGCCGGGGCATTCCGGCGGACCAGTTGCAGGCGATTTTCCTCGAGTTCAACCAGTTGGACCGTGGTCGCGCCGCCGAGCGCAAGGGCGTAGGCCTGGGGCTGGCCATCGTCGACCGCATCGCTGGCATCCTCGGTTGTCCCATCGCGGTGCGCTCGCAGCCGGGGCGGGGTTCGGTGTTTTCCATCGAGGTGCCGCTGGCGGAGGTGCTGCCGGCGCGCCGCGAGGACGCCCCCGTGCGCCCGCAGACCGGTGACCCGCTGCCGGGCCGGCGCCTGCTGGTGCTGGACAACGAGGCGAGCATTCTCCACAGCATGGCCGCGCTGCTGGGCCAGTGGGGCTGCGAGGTGGTGACCGCGCCCGACCTGGAGAGTGCGTTGGGCAACCTGGGTGGCATGGCGCCGGAGGCGATCCTCGCCGACTACCACCTGGACCATGGCGTGACTGGCTGCGAGGTGGTGCAGGCGTTGCGCGAGCAGTTCGGCCGGGCCATTCCGGCGGTGATGATCACCGCCGACCGCAGCGACGAGTGCCGGCGCAACCTGCAGGCCCTGGGTGCGCCGCTGCTGAACAAGCCGGTGAAGCCGGGCAAGCTGCGGGCGGTGTTGAGCCAGTTGCTGCTCTGA
- the ercA gene encoding alcohol dehydrogenase-like regulatory protein ErcA → MRHDISQLRKFVSPEIIFGAGCRHNVGNYASTFGARKVLVVSDPGVLAAGWVADVEASLQAQGIDYCLFTQVSPNPRVEEVRLGADFYRSEGCNVIVAVGGGSPMDCAKGIGIMVAHNRCILEFEGVDTIRVPSPPLILIPTTAGTSADVSQFVIISNQAERMKFSIVSKAVVPDVSLIDPETTLSMDPFLSACTGIDALVHAIEAFVSTGSGPLTDTHALEAMRLINGNLVQMIATPNDIALREKIMLGSMQAGLAFSNAILGAVHAMSHSLGGFLDLPHGMCNAALVEHVVAFNYSAAPERFRMVAETLGIDPRGLNHNQIRQRLVEHLIAFKQSVGFHETLKLHGVSTSDIPFLSRHAMEDPCILTNPRESSQRDVEVVYAEAL, encoded by the coding sequence ATGCGCCACGACATCAGCCAACTGCGTAAATTCGTGTCCCCCGAAATCATCTTCGGCGCCGGCTGCCGGCATAACGTCGGCAACTACGCGAGCACCTTCGGTGCGCGCAAGGTGCTGGTGGTGTCCGACCCCGGCGTGCTGGCCGCCGGCTGGGTCGCCGATGTGGAGGCCAGCCTGCAGGCCCAGGGCATCGACTACTGCCTGTTCACCCAGGTCTCGCCCAACCCGCGTGTGGAAGAGGTGCGCCTGGGGGCGGATTTCTACCGCAGCGAGGGCTGCAACGTGATAGTCGCGGTGGGCGGCGGCAGCCCGATGGATTGCGCCAAGGGCATCGGCATCATGGTCGCCCACAACCGCTGCATCCTCGAGTTCGAGGGGGTGGACACCATCCGCGTGCCGAGCCCGCCGCTGATCCTTATCCCCACCACCGCCGGCACCTCGGCGGACGTGTCGCAGTTCGTGATCATCTCCAATCAGGCCGAGCGCATGAAGTTCTCCATCGTCAGCAAGGCGGTGGTGCCGGACGTGTCGCTGATCGACCCGGAAACCACCCTGAGCATGGACCCCTTCCTCTCCGCCTGTACCGGCATCGACGCGCTGGTGCACGCCATCGAGGCCTTCGTTTCCACCGGCAGCGGGCCGCTCACCGACACCCACGCGCTGGAGGCCATGCGCCTGATCAACGGCAACCTGGTGCAGATGATCGCCACGCCAAACGACATCGCCCTGCGCGAGAAGATCATGCTCGGCAGCATGCAGGCGGGGCTGGCCTTCTCCAACGCCATTCTCGGGGCGGTGCACGCCATGTCCCACAGCCTCGGCGGCTTCCTCGACCTGCCCCATGGCATGTGCAACGCGGCGCTGGTGGAGCATGTGGTGGCCTTCAACTACAGCGCCGCGCCGGAGCGCTTCCGCATGGTGGCCGAGACCCTGGGCATCGACCCGCGCGGGCTCAACCACAACCAGATCCGCCAGCGCCTGGTGGAGCACCTGATCGCCTTCAAGCAGTCGGTGGGCTTCCACGAGACGCTGAAGCTGCACGGCGTTTCCACCTCCGATATCCCCTTCCTTTCGCGCCATGCGATGGAGGACCCCTGCATCCTCACCAACCCGCGCGAGTCGAGCCAGCGGGATGTCGAGGTGGTGTATGCCGAGGCCCTCTGA
- a CDS encoding S9 family peptidase encodes MPIAPYGTWPSTFSALDAAAASRDFAELKRCAHGLLWSQFDPADARTTLWLWRHGEARCLTPAGFSLRSRVHEYGGGAFCPTAEGVAFVNEADQQLYLQRVDGAPRPLTRQPGSRFGDLQFDAQGEALLAVEERHGGEAVRNRLVSIALADGTRSVIAEGADFYAAPVLDGTGQRLAWIEWDRPEQPWTETRLCEAQRDDRGNWQGHRVLAGAAGGESLQQPRFAADGRLLCLSDRHAGWQPWEESTRGWRPVAGCAEADHAAAPWQLGACTWLPLEAGGLLSSRFEQGFGVLAEQGGAGERRLADAFSRFRALAADEAHFYAIATAPDRLPAVIAIDRVDGRVEVLAGGEQPLGEAQLSRPEPLGFDSGQGERAHGFFYPPRHAEVRGPADERTPLLVFMHGGPTSACYPQFDPRIQFWTQRGFAVLDLNYRGSSGFGRAYRQRLRGEWGRIEVEDACAAVAHLAADGRIDGERAFIRGGSAGGYSTLLALADSRAFRGGASLYGVSDPLALRRVTHKFEADYLDWLIGDPDLDAERYRQRTPLQRLDDIEAPLIFFQGGRDAVVVPAQTCSMVDALRQRGREVEVYLYPDEGHGFRQAANLAHALEAEYGFYRRLL; translated from the coding sequence ATGCCCATCGCCCCCTACGGCACCTGGCCCAGCACCTTCAGCGCCCTCGATGCGGCAGCGGCCAGCCGCGATTTCGCCGAGCTGAAACGCTGCGCCCACGGCCTGCTGTGGAGCCAGTTCGACCCGGCGGACGCGCGCACCACCCTCTGGTTGTGGCGCCACGGTGAGGCGCGCTGCCTGACACCGGCGGGCTTCTCCCTGCGCAGCCGGGTGCACGAGTACGGCGGCGGCGCCTTCTGCCCCACCGCCGAGGGTGTCGCCTTCGTCAACGAGGCGGACCAGCAGCTTTATCTCCAGCGCGTCGACGGCGCGCCTCGGCCACTGACGCGGCAGCCCGGCAGCCGCTTCGGCGACCTGCAATTCGACGCCCAGGGCGAAGCGTTGCTGGCGGTGGAAGAGCGTCACGGTGGTGAGGCGGTGCGCAACCGCCTGGTGAGCATCGCCCTGGCCGATGGCACCCGCTCGGTGATTGCCGAGGGCGCCGACTTCTACGCCGCCCCGGTGCTGGACGGCACCGGCCAACGCCTGGCCTGGATCGAATGGGACCGCCCCGAGCAACCCTGGACCGAGACCCGCCTGTGCGAGGCGCAGCGCGACGACAGGGGCAACTGGCAAGGGCACCGCGTGCTGGCCGGTGCCGCAGGCGGCGAATCCCTGCAGCAGCCGCGCTTCGCCGCCGATGGTCGTTTGCTGTGCCTGAGCGACCGCCACGCCGGCTGGCAACCCTGGGAGGAATCCACCCGGGGCTGGCGTCCGGTGGCGGGGTGTGCCGAGGCCGACCACGCCGCCGCGCCCTGGCAACTGGGCGCCTGCACCTGGTTGCCGCTGGAGGCGGGTGGGTTGCTGTCGAGCCGCTTCGAGCAGGGCTTCGGCGTGCTGGCGGAGCAGGGCGGGGCGGGGGAGCGACGCCTGGCCGACGCTTTCAGCCGCTTCCGCGCCCTGGCAGCCGACGAGGCCCATTTCTATGCCATCGCCACGGCGCCGGACCGGCTGCCGGCGGTGATCGCCATCGACCGCGTGGACGGTCGCGTCGAGGTACTGGCCGGCGGCGAGCAACCGCTGGGCGAGGCGCAGCTGTCACGCCCCGAGCCCCTGGGCTTCGACAGCGGCCAGGGCGAGCGCGCCCATGGCTTCTTCTACCCGCCACGCCATGCCGAGGTGCGCGGCCCGGCCGACGAACGCACGCCATTGCTGGTGTTCATGCACGGTGGGCCGACATCCGCCTGCTACCCGCAGTTCGACCCGCGCATCCAGTTCTGGACCCAGCGCGGCTTCGCCGTGCTCGACCTCAACTACCGGGGCAGCAGCGGCTTCGGCCGCGCCTACCGCCAGCGCCTGCGCGGCGAGTGGGGGCGCATCGAGGTGGAGGACGCCTGCGCGGCGGTCGCCCACCTGGCCGCCGACGGGCGCATCGACGGCGAGCGGGCCTTTATCCGTGGCGGCAGCGCCGGTGGCTACAGCACATTGCTGGCCCTGGCCGACAGCCGCGCCTTCCGTGGCGGCGCCAGCCTCTACGGGGTCAGCGACCCGCTGGCCCTGCGCCGGGTCACCCACAAGTTCGAGGCCGACTACCTCGACTGGCTGATCGGCGACCCCGACCTCGACGCCGAGCGCTACCGCCAGCGCACCCCGCTGCAGCGCCTGGATGACATCGAGGCGCCGCTGATCTTCTTCCAGGGCGGCCGCGACGCCGTGGTCGTCCCCGCGCAAACCTGTTCCATGGTCGACGCCCTGCGCCAGCGGGGCCGCGAGGTGGAGGTGTACCTCTACCCCGACGAAGGCCACGGTTTCCGCCAGGCGGCCAACCTCGCCCACGCACTGGAGGCGGAGTACGGGTTCTATCGGCGGCTGCTCTGA
- the pqqE gene encoding pyrroloquinoline quinone biosynthesis protein PqqE, translated as MLSSGSSCVEPLGTARQPGPPLWLLAELTYRCPLQCPYCSNPLDFDRQGAELSTAEWIEVFRQARELGAAQLGFSGGEPLVRQDLAELIRAARGMGYYTNLITSGIGLTEARIAEFAEAGLDHIQISFQAADEEVNNLLAGSRKAFAQKLAMARAVKAAGYPMVLNFVTHRHNIDNIERIIDLCLELEADFVELATCQFYGWAELNRAGLLPTREQLERAEAITHAYRDKLAAQNHPCKLIFVTPDYYEERPKACMNGWGNLFLDITPDGTALPCHSARQLPVQFPNVREHSIRHIWQDSFGFNRFRGDAWMPEPCRSCDEKDRDFGGCRCQAFMLTGDAANADPVCSKSAHHGIILDARRQAEEAPRGMGELVFRNPGNAQLIAKA; from the coding sequence GTGCTCAGTTCTGGATCGAGTTGCGTTGAACCGCTTGGCACGGCCCGCCAGCCCGGCCCACCTTTATGGCTGCTGGCCGAACTGACCTATCGCTGCCCGCTGCAGTGCCCGTATTGCTCCAACCCCCTGGATTTCGACCGCCAGGGCGCGGAGCTGTCCACCGCCGAGTGGATCGAGGTGTTCCGCCAGGCCCGTGAGCTGGGGGCGGCGCAGCTGGGCTTCTCCGGTGGCGAACCGCTGGTGCGCCAGGACCTGGCCGAGCTGATCCGCGCGGCACGCGGCATGGGCTATTACACCAACCTGATCACCTCCGGCATCGGCCTCACCGAGGCGCGCATCGCCGAGTTCGCCGAGGCGGGGCTGGACCATATCCAGATCAGCTTCCAGGCTGCCGACGAGGAGGTGAACAACCTGCTGGCCGGCTCGCGCAAGGCCTTCGCCCAGAAGCTGGCCATGGCCCGGGCGGTGAAGGCGGCGGGCTACCCGATGGTGCTCAACTTCGTCACCCACCGGCACAACATCGACAACATCGAGCGCATCATCGACCTGTGCCTGGAGCTGGAGGCGGACTTCGTCGAGCTCGCCACCTGCCAGTTCTACGGCTGGGCCGAGCTCAACCGCGCCGGCCTGCTGCCGACCCGCGAGCAGCTGGAGCGCGCCGAGGCCATCACCCACGCCTACCGGGACAAGCTGGCGGCCCAGAACCACCCCTGCAAGCTGATCTTCGTCACCCCGGACTACTACGAGGAGCGCCCCAAGGCCTGCATGAACGGCTGGGGCAACCTGTTCCTCGACATCACCCCGGATGGCACCGCCTTGCCCTGCCACAGCGCACGGCAGCTGCCGGTGCAGTTTCCCAATGTGCGTGAGCACAGCATCCGCCACATCTGGCAGGACTCCTTCGGTTTCAACCGCTTCCGGGGCGATGCCTGGATGCCCGAGCCGTGCCGCTCCTGCGACGAGAAGGACCGCGACTTCGGCGGCTGTCGCTGCCAGGCCTTCATGCTCACCGGGGATGCCGCCAATGCCGACCCGGTGTGCAGCAAATCGGCGCACCACGGCATCATCCTCGACGCCCGCCGCCAGGCCGAGGAGGCGCCACGGGGGATGGGCGAACTGGTGTTCCGCAACCCGGGCAATGCGCAGCTGATCGCCAAGGCCTGA
- the pqqD gene encoding pyrroloquinoline quinone biosynthesis peptide chaperone PqqD, giving the protein MSEVLQAKTPQLRRGFRFQFEPAQGCHVLLYPEGMIKLNESASEILKLIDGQRSVAAIIDDLTGRFPDVPGVDEDILAFMEVASAQFWIELR; this is encoded by the coding sequence ATGAGCGAGGTGTTGCAAGCGAAGACCCCGCAACTGCGCCGGGGCTTCCGCTTCCAGTTCGAACCGGCCCAGGGCTGCCATGTGCTGCTCTACCCGGAAGGCATGATCAAGCTCAACGAGAGCGCCAGCGAAATCCTCAAGCTGATCGACGGCCAGCGCAGCGTCGCCGCCATCATCGACGACCTCACCGGGCGCTTCCCCGATGTGCCGGGGGTGGACGAGGACATCCTCGCGTTCATGGAGGTGGCCAGTGCTCAGTTCTGGATCGAGTTGCGTTGA
- the pqqC gene encoding pyrroloquinoline-quinone synthase PqqC, whose translation MQQTAMSPEQFEQALRAKGAYYHIHHPFHVAMYQGRASREQIQGWVANRFYYQVCIPLKDATILANCPDRDTRREWIQRIQDHDGAPGEAGGIEAWLRLAEAVGLDREQVLSQELVLPGVRFAVDAYVNFARRASWQEAASSSLTELFAPQIHQSRLDAWPSHYPWIDPAGYDYFRSRLSQARRDVEHGLRITLAHYRTVEQQARMLEILQFKLDVLWSMLDAMSMAYELERPPYHTVTRERVWHRGLGQ comes from the coding sequence ATGCAACAGACCGCCATGAGTCCCGAGCAATTCGAACAGGCACTGCGCGCCAAGGGCGCCTACTACCACATCCACCACCCCTTCCATGTGGCCATGTACCAGGGCCGCGCCAGCCGCGAGCAGATCCAGGGGTGGGTGGCCAACCGCTTCTACTACCAGGTGTGCATCCCGCTGAAGGATGCGACGATTCTCGCCAACTGCCCGGACCGCGACACCCGCCGCGAATGGATCCAGCGCATCCAGGACCACGACGGCGCACCGGGCGAGGCGGGCGGCATCGAAGCCTGGCTGCGCCTGGCCGAGGCGGTGGGGCTGGACCGCGAGCAGGTGCTGTCCCAGGAGCTGGTGCTGCCGGGGGTGCGCTTCGCCGTGGACGCCTACGTCAACTTCGCCCGCCGCGCCAGCTGGCAGGAGGCGGCGAGCAGCTCGCTGACCGAACTCTTCGCGCCGCAGATCCACCAGTCGCGGCTGGACGCCTGGCCCAGTCATTACCCCTGGATCGACCCGGCCGGCTACGACTACTTCCGCTCGCGCCTGTCCCAGGCCCGGCGCGATGTGGAGCACGGCCTGCGCATCACCCTGGCGCACTACCGCACGGTGGAGCAGCAGGCGCGCATGCTGGAGATCCTGCAGTTCAAGCTCGACGTGCTGTGGAGCATGCTCGACGCCATGAGCATGGCCTACGAGCTGGAGCGCCCGCCCTACCACACGGTGACCCGCGAGCGGGTCTGGCACCGGGGGCTGGGGCAATGA